A window of Ranitomeya variabilis isolate aRanVar5 chromosome 2, aRanVar5.hap1, whole genome shotgun sequence contains these coding sequences:
- the C8G gene encoding complement component C8 gamma chain, which yields MSPPKVALVIVILFAPLYTWGQKNKKPKESPIEKIQTVANFNLKQFSGKWYLLSVASECNYLKTNNHRVEATILQATLSTNARDEEIMAVSTFRKLDGICWEIQHSYLLSKKTKGRFTLKARGHAGSMEVVVGETDYQNYAILYYQRYNRITLKLYGRKTSVSDDVYRKLDDLAAKQGIDLQYIYPFPSYGFCETADQFHILNENPR from the exons ATGTCACCCCCAAAAGTGGCCCTAGTCATTGTCATCCTGTTCGCCCCTCTTTATACATGGGGGCAAAAGAACAAGAAGCCAAAAGAAAGTCCAATAGAAAAGATACAGACTGTGGCCAACTTCAACCTGAAGCAG TTCTCAGGGAAGTGGTACCTTCTTTCCGTTGCATCGGAGTGTAATTACTTGAAGACAAACAACCATCGTGTGGAGGCCACTATACTCCAGGCTACGCTGTCTACAAATGCCAGGGATGAGGAAATAATGGCAGTCAGCACGTTCCGAAAACT GGATGGGATCTGTTGGGAGATTCAACATTCTTATCTGCTGAGCAAAAAAACGAAGGGACGGTTCACCCTGAAAG CACGGGGACATGCAGGATCGATGGAGGTGGTTGTGGGAGAGACAGACTACCAGAATTACGCCATATTGTATTACCAGAGGTACAACAGGATAACGCTTAAGCTCTATG GGCGCAAAACTTCTGTAAGTGACGACGTCTACCGCAAGTTGGATGATCTCGCTGCGAAGCAGGGAATAGATCTTCAGTATATCTACCCTTTCCCGTCGTATG GTTTCTGTGAAACGGCAGATCAGTTCCATATTCTTAATG AAAACCCAAGATGA